A window of the Thalassospira indica genome harbors these coding sequences:
- a CDS encoding OmpA family protein yields MQINPKILCALGGVALLSACSSVDNSGTAVPYGGNPFTYSSSVSSALSSEEPTTDFGKALKAEYLAYAQREADEWYDFFDADFFAKKAGRVSGDTIVLPEDPANWRFSDEEIAQKRAVRDELLALLDDGKREAMPATAAIAQSRYDCWVEESEEGWQTELISQCWKDFEAAMSELRAEQPAVVVAPVAAAEPRLFTIFFDFDSVAITPVSERVLDAAAEQWASSMGDITVVGHADAAGPAAYNLRLSERRAAAALSELTGRGVKGDMVSQDAVGEGDLLIPTPDGVREPRNRRVTISVD; encoded by the coding sequence ATGCAGATCAATCCGAAAATTCTTTGTGCTCTTGGTGGCGTTGCGCTTCTGAGTGCATGTAGCAGTGTGGACAATAGCGGCACCGCGGTACCTTACGGCGGTAACCCGTTCACCTACAGCAGCTCGGTCTCGTCTGCGCTCTCGTCCGAAGAGCCGACCACTGACTTCGGTAAAGCGCTTAAGGCCGAATATCTTGCATACGCACAGCGCGAAGCTGACGAATGGTATGACTTCTTCGATGCCGACTTCTTTGCGAAGAAAGCCGGTCGCGTGAGCGGTGACACCATCGTTCTTCCGGAAGATCCGGCAAACTGGCGCTTCTCTGATGAGGAAATTGCACAGAAACGCGCCGTCCGTGACGAACTTCTGGCCCTTCTTGATGACGGCAAGCGCGAAGCAATGCCGGCAACCGCAGCGATCGCACAGTCTCGTTATGACTGCTGGGTCGAGGAAAGCGAAGAAGGCTGGCAGACCGAGCTGATCAGCCAGTGCTGGAAAGATTTCGAAGCTGCAATGTCTGAGCTGCGTGCAGAACAGCCGGCCGTTGTTGTAGCCCCGGTTGCCGCTGCTGAGCCGCGTCTGTTCACCATCTTCTTCGATTTTGACAGCGTTGCGATCACCCCGGTTTCCGAGCGTGTTCTTGATGCAGCTGCTGAGCAGTGGGCATCCTCGATGGGTGACATCACCGTCGTTGGTCACGCTGATGCTGCCGGTCCGGCAGCCTACAACCTGCGTCTGTCCGAGCGTCGTGCCGCAGCAGCCCTTAGCGAGCTGACCGGTCGCGGTGTGAAAGGCGACATGGTTTCGCAGGATGCTGTTGGTGAAGGCGATCTTCTGATCCCGACTCCGGATGGTGTTCGCGAGCCGCGTAACCGTCGTGTGACGATTTCTGTCGACTAA
- a CDS encoding enoyl-CoA hydratase, whose amino-acid sequence MTVSTTEPELVTRTDNDGSVTLTMNNPKRRNALSGAMMTALKDAFDKIAKETTVRCVILAAEGPVFCAGHDLKEMNGITECDQHASLFTQCSDLMMTIVSLPQPVIARVRGMATAAGCQLVASCDLAVAANSAKFATPGVNIGLFCSTPMVALSRNIARKHAMRMLLTGDPINAETAFSMGLVSDVVGDEELEEHTNALAARIAARSGMTVRLGKQAFYKQLEMPLSQAYSYASDVMTANMQKHDAREGIGAFIEKRHPSWRHE is encoded by the coding sequence ATGACCGTTTCCACAACCGAGCCAGAGCTTGTCACACGCACAGACAATGACGGCTCTGTCACCCTGACGATGAACAACCCCAAACGCCGCAATGCCCTGTCGGGGGCGATGATGACGGCCCTTAAGGACGCGTTTGACAAGATCGCCAAGGAGACCACCGTCAGATGTGTCATTCTGGCAGCAGAGGGTCCTGTCTTTTGTGCCGGCCACGACCTTAAGGAAATGAATGGCATTACAGAATGTGATCAGCATGCCAGCCTGTTTACGCAGTGCAGCGACCTGATGATGACGATTGTCAGTCTGCCGCAACCCGTCATCGCGCGCGTGCGCGGCATGGCAACAGCAGCCGGTTGCCAGCTTGTCGCCAGTTGCGATCTGGCTGTTGCCGCCAACAGCGCCAAGTTCGCGACCCCGGGGGTCAATATCGGCTTGTTCTGCTCTACACCGATGGTCGCACTTAGCCGCAACATTGCCCGTAAACATGCCATGCGGATGCTTCTGACCGGCGATCCGATTAATGCCGAAACCGCCTTTTCCATGGGACTGGTGTCAGACGTGGTTGGGGATGAGGAACTTGAAGAACACACAAACGCCCTGGCCGCCCGGATTGCCGCCCGGTCGGGCATGACGGTTCGGCTTGGCAAACAGGCATTTTACAAACAGCTCGAAATGCCGCTGTCGCAGGCCTATTCCTATGCATCCGATGTGATGACCGCGAATATGCAAAAACATGACGCCCGCGAAGGGATCGGCGCCTTTATCGAAAAGCGCCACCCCAGCTGGCGCCACGAATAG
- a CDS encoding sulfite oxidase heme-binding subunit YedZ, translating into MYPWLDPSGRFSFFKLAVFVALLVPGIVLLWPVIAEGGATIPVKEAILESGEWTIRILLITLLVTPLRRITRFSKLGQVRRQIGVAAFCYVMIHFGLYAISQNLDLGRIASEIVLRIYLTIGFVALIGLAVLTATSTKSAMRRLGAKWGRLHKLVYPIAVLGVVHFFLQSKVDVSEATLMAGMFVGLMLYRFAHWRGWSLRSVVTLSVIAVIAGLATAGIEYAWYALATGIPADRVVAANLEWMWPLRPAWNVLLAGVAISVISLFGRDKPARSWIARLVGNNSVTAEASSR; encoded by the coding sequence ATGTATCCATGGCTTGATCCTTCCGGGCGGTTTTCCTTTTTCAAACTGGCAGTCTTTGTTGCACTTCTTGTGCCCGGCATCGTGTTGTTGTGGCCGGTCATTGCCGAGGGCGGGGCAACCATCCCGGTCAAGGAAGCTATTCTGGAAAGCGGTGAATGGACCATCCGGATATTACTGATCACGCTACTGGTCACACCGCTTCGCCGCATAACCCGATTTTCAAAACTGGGACAGGTGCGCCGCCAAATTGGTGTGGCCGCCTTTTGCTATGTGATGATCCATTTCGGCCTGTATGCGATCAGCCAGAATCTTGATCTTGGCCGCATTGCCAGCGAGATCGTTTTGCGGATTTATCTGACAATCGGGTTTGTTGCCCTGATTGGGTTGGCGGTTTTGACCGCAACATCCACCAAATCAGCGATGCGCAGGCTGGGGGCCAAGTGGGGGCGCCTGCATAAACTGGTCTATCCGATTGCCGTACTTGGCGTGGTGCATTTCTTTTTGCAGTCCAAGGTCGATGTCAGTGAAGCAACCCTGATGGCCGGGATGTTTGTCGGCCTGATGCTGTATCGCTTTGCCCATTGGCGGGGATGGTCGCTTAGATCCGTTGTGACTTTGTCTGTCATTGCGGTGATTGCCGGGTTGGCAACAGCCGGCATTGAATATGCATGGTATGCCTTGGCGACCGGTATTCCTGCCGATCGCGTGGTTGCGGCCAATCTTGAATGGATGTGGCCGTTGCGTCCGGCATGGAATGTGTTGCTGGCCGGTGTCGCGATCAGTGTGATTTCTTTGTTCGGGCGAGATAAACCGGCACGGAGCTGGATCGCACGGCTCGTTGGGAATAACAGCGTCACCGCCGAGGCATCATCGCGTTAA
- the pyk gene encoding pyruvate kinase, translating into MRRQRKAKIIATLGPASSKPEILEKIVQTGVDVFRLNFSHGEHSEHLARFEAIRVVEEKLGRPIGILMDLQGPKIRVGTFADGEVELTAGDTFKFDMDKKPGDSTRVSLPHPEVYAAIKPGANLLLDDGKLRMRVEKCDDKSAECTVITGGPLSNRKGVNLPDVMLPLSPLTEKDRADLDYGLEMGVDFVALSFVQRPEDVAEARKIIQGRAAIVSKLEKPQAIDHLDEIVDLSDMIMVARGDLGVECPPEDVPILQKRIIKACREAGKPVIVATQMLDSMVSNPAPTRAEASDVATAIYDGADAVMLSAESAVGKYPLETVSIMDRILRRVEQDDLYYRMRDANRPDPEHNAPDAISAAARQVATTIGAKAVVNYTSSGSTAFRAARERPEVPILGLTPRIQTARRLALCWGVHPVFTRDATNFAEMVGIATEVAKREEFAGPGDSLVITAGVPFGTPGATNILRIAWVGNN; encoded by the coding sequence ATGCGCCGTCAACGTAAGGCGAAGATCATCGCGACCCTGGGGCCGGCAAGTTCAAAGCCAGAAATCCTCGAGAAAATTGTGCAGACAGGTGTGGATGTGTTCCGCCTGAACTTCTCGCATGGGGAACACTCAGAACATCTGGCCCGTTTTGAAGCGATCCGTGTCGTCGAAGAAAAACTCGGCCGCCCGATCGGTATTTTGATGGATCTTCAAGGTCCGAAAATTCGTGTTGGTACCTTTGCCGACGGTGAAGTTGAACTCACCGCCGGTGATACGTTCAAATTCGATATGGACAAGAAGCCGGGTGACAGCACGCGCGTGTCGCTTCCGCATCCGGAAGTCTATGCTGCTATCAAGCCGGGTGCTAACCTGCTGCTTGATGATGGCAAACTGCGCATGCGTGTCGAGAAATGCGACGACAAGTCGGCCGAATGTACCGTCATTACCGGTGGGCCGCTTTCCAACCGCAAGGGTGTCAACCTTCCGGATGTGATGTTGCCGCTCTCACCGCTGACCGAAAAGGACCGTGCCGATCTGGATTACGGTCTGGAAATGGGCGTTGATTTCGTGGCGCTTTCGTTTGTGCAGCGTCCCGAAGACGTTGCCGAGGCCCGCAAGATCATTCAGGGCCGTGCAGCCATCGTTTCCAAACTGGAAAAGCCGCAGGCAATTGATCACCTTGATGAGATTGTCGATCTGTCGGACATGATCATGGTTGCCCGTGGTGACCTTGGTGTCGAATGCCCGCCGGAAGATGTGCCGATCCTGCAGAAACGTATCATCAAAGCGTGCCGCGAGGCCGGCAAGCCGGTGATCGTTGCGACCCAGATGCTTGACTCGATGGTGTCCAATCCGGCACCGACCCGTGCCGAAGCATCCGACGTTGCGACCGCGATCTATGACGGTGCCGATGCGGTGATGCTGTCAGCCGAAAGTGCGGTTGGCAAATATCCGCTTGAAACCGTTTCGATCATGGACCGTATCCTGCGCCGTGTGGAGCAGGACGATCTTTATTACCGGATGCGTGACGCCAACCGCCCGGATCCGGAGCATAACGCACCGGATGCAATCAGTGCAGCCGCCCGTCAGGTGGCCACTACCATCGGTGCCAAAGCGGTTGTTAACTATACATCGTCCGGGTCGACGGCATTCCGTGCTGCACGTGAACGTCCGGAAGTGCCAATTCTTGGTCTGACCCCGCGGATTCAGACCGCACGTCGCCTTGCCTTGTGCTGGGGCGTGCATCCGGTCTTTACCCGTGATGCCACCAACTTTGCCGAAATGGTCGGGATCGCCACCGAAGTGGCAAAGCGTGAAGAATTTGCAGGACCGGGTGATTCGCTTGTCATCACCGCCGGTGTGCCGTTCGGAACGCCGGGGGCGACCAATATTCTGCGCATTGCATGGGTCGGCAATAATTAA
- a CDS encoding methyl-accepting chemotaxis protein, which yields MLKSLKIGPRLSIAMIFITFATALVIGLINLSIERDIVAGAEQRELRVNFEKLRSALDMEAARALAMADFAATIPAAQKAMAEDDRDTLADIFGPGFAELKENHGVRQFQFHKAPAISFLRVHKLEKFGDDLSSFRKTVVETNTKQQPISGLEVGVAGLGMRGVTPVFNDGTHVGSVEFGLSFGPAFFENFKAHSNTDAALLIDRDGTFEVFASTFPEGFLDIASPTLAAARDGEQILAPQDSEGTELALMARPITDFSGQNLGIVVMGIDRSFFASAINDATTLSLGVSIVTLLVALLIAFSVNRSISHPIRAMTAAMNKIAGGELDTEVPAKDQKDEIGEMASAVIIFQTNAQRMKSLEAEQQELRRRNEEEKKTLGRKLADEFENTVGAIIDGLENAARDMDDASRVMSGTADETTQQAKIGMDAAQNASNNVATVAASSEELSASITEISRQANHSSEVAANVSNKATSTRETVDGLVEASARIGDVIALINDIAAQTNLLALNATIEAARAGEAGKGFAVVANEVKNLASQTSRATQEISEQIESIQNATKLSSTAINEITDIVGELNESASAIAAAVEEQGAATQEISGSVENASVGTSGVTESISLVSAAAVRSTESADTVLKSAHELMEYSVNLRRETNNFLSKIRSE from the coding sequence ATGCTGAAATCTTTGAAAATAGGTCCGCGACTAAGTATCGCGATGATCTTTATAACCTTTGCGACTGCATTGGTGATCGGGCTTATCAATCTTTCGATTGAACGTGACATTGTCGCAGGTGCTGAACAACGCGAACTGCGCGTCAATTTCGAAAAGTTGCGAAGCGCGCTGGACATGGAAGCCGCCCGTGCGCTTGCGATGGCGGATTTTGCTGCAACCATCCCCGCCGCCCAAAAAGCCATGGCGGAAGATGACCGCGATACGCTGGCCGATATTTTCGGCCCTGGCTTCGCCGAACTCAAAGAAAACCATGGCGTGCGTCAGTTCCAGTTCCATAAGGCCCCGGCGATCTCGTTCCTCAGGGTTCATAAGCTTGAGAAATTCGGTGACGATCTGTCTTCGTTCCGCAAGACAGTGGTCGAAACCAATACAAAACAACAACCCATTAGCGGCCTGGAAGTCGGTGTTGCCGGTCTTGGCATGCGCGGTGTCACACCTGTTTTCAACGATGGGACGCATGTGGGCTCGGTTGAATTTGGATTATCCTTTGGTCCGGCCTTCTTTGAAAACTTCAAGGCACACTCCAACACCGATGCCGCCCTTCTGATTGACCGTGACGGCACCTTTGAAGTCTTCGCCTCCACCTTCCCCGAAGGCTTCCTTGATATTGCATCGCCCACCCTTGCCGCGGCACGTGACGGCGAACAGATCCTTGCCCCGCAGGATTCCGAGGGCACCGAACTGGCCCTGATGGCGCGCCCGATCACGGATTTTAGCGGCCAGAACCTTGGCATTGTCGTCATGGGCATTGATCGCAGTTTCTTTGCAAGCGCGATCAACGACGCCACCACCCTGTCACTGGGTGTAAGTATTGTAACCCTGCTGGTCGCACTACTGATCGCCTTTAGCGTCAACCGGTCGATCTCTCATCCGATCCGGGCCATGACCGCGGCCATGAACAAGATCGCTGGCGGCGAACTCGACACCGAAGTCCCGGCAAAGGATCAAAAGGACGAAATCGGCGAAATGGCCAGCGCGGTCATAATTTTCCAGACCAACGCACAGCGCATGAAAAGCCTTGAGGCCGAGCAACAAGAACTGCGTCGAAGAAACGAGGAAGAGAAAAAGACTCTCGGTCGCAAGCTTGCCGATGAATTCGAAAATACAGTCGGGGCCATCATCGACGGCCTTGAAAACGCGGCACGCGACATGGATGACGCATCCCGCGTCATGTCCGGCACGGCTGATGAAACGACCCAACAAGCAAAGATCGGCATGGATGCTGCGCAAAATGCATCAAACAACGTTGCCACCGTTGCCGCCTCGTCCGAGGAACTGTCTGCCTCCATCACGGAAATCAGCCGTCAGGCCAACCATTCAAGCGAGGTAGCCGCCAATGTCTCAAACAAGGCAACCAGCACGCGCGAAACAGTGGACGGCCTTGTCGAGGCCTCTGCACGTATTGGTGATGTCATAGCCCTGATCAACGACATCGCGGCCCAGACCAACCTTCTGGCCCTGAATGCCACGATCGAGGCCGCCCGTGCTGGCGAAGCTGGCAAGGGCTTTGCGGTTGTCGCCAACGAGGTCAAAAACCTCGCATCTCAAACCAGTCGCGCGACACAGGAAATTTCCGAGCAGATCGAAAGCATCCAGAACGCGACGAAGCTGTCCTCGACCGCAATCAACGAGATCACCGATATCGTCGGTGAACTTAACGAAAGCGCATCGGCGATCGCGGCGGCGGTCGAAGAACAAGGTGCTGCGACTCAGGAGATTTCCGGCAGTGTGGAAAATGCTTCTGTCGGGACCAGCGGTGTGACCGAAAGCATCAGCTTGGTCAGTGCGGCTGCTGTCCGGTCGACCGAAAGTGCCGATACAGTTCTGAAATCAGCCCATGAACTGATGGAGTACTCGGTCAATCTGCGTCGCGAAACCAACAACTTCCTGAGCAAGATTCGCTCGGAATAA
- a CDS encoding mechanosensitive ion channel family protein: protein MIETDVATITEMLKGFALGFGLDLLGAILILIVGWWAAGRAAALVRHSLKNTKFVDATLKPLASSIVRYVILIFVIVAVLSNFGVETTSIIAVLGAAGLAIGLALQGTLSNIAAGVMILILRPLKIDEFVEAGSISGTVVEITLFTTLLKTPDGVFISAPNSQIWNSAIKNYSRNPTRRLDIKVGIAYDDDVDAALEFLKNLVASDERVLKDPEPMSFVATLGESSVDLTARGWVATSEFWPTFFDLTRKSKTELEAAGFSIPFPQRDLHVIESAETASTAKSIAKPAAKPAAKKPATRSRSTASKTAAKTTAEKKPAASKS, encoded by the coding sequence ATGATTGAAACCGATGTAGCGACCATCACAGAAATGCTTAAAGGATTTGCACTGGGCTTTGGCCTCGATTTGCTTGGCGCTATCCTGATACTAATCGTCGGCTGGTGGGCCGCCGGCCGGGCGGCAGCATTGGTCCGCCATTCCCTAAAGAATACAAAGTTTGTTGATGCGACTTTAAAGCCGCTTGCATCAAGCATTGTACGTTACGTGATCTTGATTTTCGTCATCGTCGCCGTTCTGTCGAACTTCGGCGTCGAAACAACCAGCATCATCGCCGTTCTTGGTGCCGCTGGTCTGGCAATTGGTCTTGCCCTGCAGGGTACACTATCAAATATTGCCGCCGGTGTCATGATCCTGATCTTGCGTCCGCTCAAGATTGACGAATTTGTCGAAGCTGGTTCGATTTCAGGCACCGTTGTTGAAATAACATTGTTTACCACCTTGCTCAAAACGCCGGATGGTGTGTTTATTTCTGCCCCGAACTCGCAAATCTGGAATAGCGCGATCAAAAACTATTCGCGCAATCCAACCCGCCGCCTCGATATCAAGGTTGGCATTGCCTATGATGACGATGTTGATGCGGCCCTCGAATTCCTTAAAAACCTTGTCGCATCCGATGAACGCGTACTGAAGGATCCGGAACCGATGAGCTTTGTCGCCACCCTTGGCGAAAGCTCGGTTGATCTGACCGCACGCGGCTGGGTTGCAACCAGTGAATTCTGGCCGACCTTCTTCGATCTGACCCGTAAATCGAAAACGGAGCTCGAAGCGGCCGGTTTCTCTATTCCCTTCCCGCAGCGCGACCTGCACGTGATCGAAAGTGCAGAAACCGCAAGCACCGCAAAATCCATTGCAAAGCCGGCAGCCAAACCTGCGGCAAAGAAACCGGCAACCCGTTCACGGTCAACCGCATCGAAAACGGCGGCCAAAACCACGGCTGAGAAAAAGCCGGCAGCATCCAAAAGCTGA
- a CDS encoding DJ-1/PfpI family protein translates to MSAKKILMITGDYAEDYETMVPFQTLLAVGHHVDAVCPDKNAGDTVATAIHDFEGDQTYSEKRGHNFALNADFATARAENYDALVIPGGRAPEYLRLNEDVIRLVRDFHAANKPIAAVCHGAQLLAAADIIKGRKVSAYPACAPEVKLGGGTYADIAIDDACIDGNLVTAPAWPAHPKWMAAFLKVLGTEINL, encoded by the coding sequence ATGTCTGCGAAAAAAATTCTGATGATTACCGGCGACTATGCCGAAGATTACGAAACCATGGTGCCGTTTCAGACATTGCTTGCGGTTGGCCATCATGTCGACGCCGTTTGCCCGGACAAGAATGCCGGCGATACGGTTGCAACGGCCATCCATGATTTCGAAGGTGATCAGACCTATAGCGAAAAGCGCGGCCACAACTTTGCCCTGAATGCCGATTTTGCGACGGCCCGTGCCGAAAACTATGACGCGCTTGTCATCCCCGGCGGTCGTGCACCGGAATATCTGCGTCTGAACGAAGATGTCATTCGTCTGGTGCGTGATTTCCATGCCGCCAACAAACCGATCGCTGCTGTCTGCCATGGCGCGCAACTTCTTGCAGCAGCCGATATCATCAAGGGTCGCAAGGTTTCCGCCTATCCGGCCTGCGCACCGGAAGTCAAACTTGGCGGCGGCACCTATGCCGACATTGCTATTGATGATGCCTGCATCGACGGCAATCTGGTAACCGCACCGGCTTGGCCGGCACATCCGAAATGGATGGCCGCCTTCCTCAAGGTTCTTGGCACTGAAATCAATTTGTAA
- a CDS encoding DUF2336 domain-containing protein, whose translation MLSWMFNRQKNAGDGGLDDKASAKLRDLADTVRTIAPETFGSDTGRVQGRAIPRRHVSENNADASALEHAARLSSELDALEDAEDVPDFDSDVRMDVARRLRRHLTDLSPSERLEMVDEFVSAIANMGDCYRPQVIALIEQELGHTPYMTRQAANRLRQDIQAIGRVSIADYIELLSDSDFLDIMRGRGEFIQTAAERERAELEAAAKARLIEQQAEKEKGGLLNRLLSSDDAPRNVVPMTPHFVEKTAKPKVPENDILGGQNRISRQAQRRIAHFIMASLFDTLVEQGRMRTEVARALRQSVRQRIEKARFENRVPMPSRDRDMDVEIADNEMVENDVIEATDAKMTIDQYVLDALSRNDDALVVQALAHYAQIRANAVSKILDSGSARAITALAWRAGMTAPAAVVLQISNGIPESAIESPAAGGRFAMAAADMDWYIDFFSDMKPVASRMKVEKESEPAPASAQTAKPTGRTMSRGQGLRPRSGRNSGGLEGLVSDRRSKGLKED comes from the coding sequence ATGCTGAGTTGGATGTTCAATCGGCAGAAAAATGCGGGCGATGGGGGGCTTGATGATAAAGCCTCGGCCAAGCTGCGTGATCTGGCCGACACTGTTCGCACCATCGCACCTGAAACGTTTGGATCTGATACAGGTCGCGTTCAGGGTCGCGCGATTCCCCGCAGACATGTTTCCGAAAATAACGCCGATGCATCGGCCCTTGAACACGCAGCCCGTCTTTCTTCTGAATTGGACGCGCTGGAAGATGCCGAGGATGTACCTGATTTTGACAGCGACGTACGCATGGATGTGGCGCGCCGTCTGCGTCGGCATCTGACAGATTTGAGCCCGTCTGAACGACTTGAAATGGTTGACGAGTTCGTTTCGGCGATTGCCAATATGGGCGACTGTTATCGCCCGCAGGTGATTGCGCTGATCGAACAGGAACTGGGCCATACACCATACATGACCCGTCAGGCTGCCAACCGTTTACGTCAGGATATTCAGGCGATTGGCCGGGTATCGATTGCCGATTATATAGAGCTTCTGAGCGATTCCGACTTCCTTGATATCATGCGCGGGCGCGGTGAATTCATTCAAACCGCAGCCGAACGTGAACGTGCCGAGCTTGAGGCCGCCGCCAAGGCCCGCCTGATCGAGCAGCAGGCGGAAAAGGAAAAGGGCGGCTTGCTGAACCGGTTGCTGTCATCTGATGACGCGCCGCGAAACGTTGTGCCGATGACGCCGCATTTTGTTGAAAAGACCGCAAAACCAAAGGTGCCGGAGAACGATATCCTCGGTGGTCAGAATCGCATTTCACGTCAGGCCCAGCGCCGTATTGCCCATTTCATCATGGCGTCCCTGTTTGACACGCTGGTCGAGCAGGGCCGGATGCGGACTGAGGTTGCCCGCGCGTTGCGCCAGTCGGTCCGTCAGCGGATTGAAAAGGCCCGTTTTGAAAACCGGGTGCCGATGCCGTCGCGTGATAGAGACATGGATGTCGAGATCGCAGACAATGAAATGGTCGAAAACGATGTCATCGAGGCAACAGATGCCAAGATGACGATTGACCAGTATGTGCTTGATGCCCTGTCGCGCAATGATGATGCGCTGGTGGTGCAGGCACTTGCCCATTACGCGCAAATTCGCGCCAATGCCGTTTCCAAAATCCTTGATTCCGGCAGTGCCCGGGCGATCACAGCCCTTGCATGGCGGGCAGGGATGACCGCACCGGCGGCTGTTGTTTTGCAGATCAGCAACGGTATCCCGGAATCGGCAATCGAAAGTCCGGCGGCCGGTGGTCGTTTTGCAATGGCAGCTGCCGATATGGACTGGTATATCGATTTCTTTAGCGACATGAAGCCGGTGGCTTCGCGCATGAAGGTCGAAAAAGAAAGCGAACCTGCGCCGGCATCTGCACAGACAGCAAAGCCAACCGGCAGGACCATGTCGCGCGGCCAGGGACTTCGACCGCGCAGCGGGCGCAACAGTGGCGGGCTCGAGGGGCTCGTCTCTGACAGGCGGTCCAAAGGTCTCAAAGAGGACTGA
- a CDS encoding ribbon-helix-helix domain-containing protein produces the protein MCQIYSGTDPELYQSVSRSVRINGVVTSLRLELRFWQILDEIAAGEGFSTPQFLGKIHDEVVAQRGDIPNFASLVRVICTVYLEKQAGLHVHVPANTATSQMLS, from the coding sequence ATGTGTCAGATATATTCTGGAACTGACCCGGAACTTTATCAGTCTGTCAGCCGGTCTGTACGGATCAATGGTGTTGTCACAAGCCTGCGCCTGGAGCTGCGTTTCTGGCAGATTCTTGATGAAATCGCCGCGGGTGAAGGTTTCAGCACCCCGCAGTTTCTCGGCAAAATCCACGACGAGGTCGTCGCCCAACGCGGTGACATCCCGAATTTCGCATCGCTTGTGCGCGTGATTTGCACCGTATATCTGGAAAAACAGGCTGGCCTGCATGTTCATGTCCCGGCAAACACCGCGACATCACAGATGCTGAGCTAG
- a CDS encoding CoA-binding protein, which translates to MAEFQNPTDPEIKTLLETTKTIALVGASPKPERPSNRVMKFLLDQGYRVIPVNPGQAGGTIHGQTVVAQLSDIADPVDMVDIFRNSEDAAGVVDDAIAIGAKSVWMQLGVINPEACAKAKANGMTAVMDRCPAIELPRLT; encoded by the coding sequence ATGGCCGAATTTCAAAATCCCACCGATCCGGAAATCAAAACGCTTCTGGAAACGACAAAGACCATCGCGCTTGTTGGCGCCAGCCCCAAGCCGGAACGCCCGTCAAACCGGGTGATGAAGTTCCTGCTTGATCAGGGATACAGAGTTATTCCGGTCAATCCCGGTCAGGCCGGCGGCACCATTCACGGTCAGACTGTTGTGGCACAACTTTCCGATATCGCCGATCCGGTCGATATGGTCGATATTTTCCGTAACAGCGAAGATGCCGCTGGCGTCGTCGATGATGCCATTGCAATCGGTGCAAAGTCGGTCTGGATGCAGCTTGGCGTGATCAATCCAGAGGCTTGTGCGAAGGCCAAGGCAAACGGTATGACCGCGGTGATGGATCGCTGCCCGGCAATTGAACTGCCGCGCCTGACCTAA
- a CDS encoding LysE family translocator, with the protein MSFEIWLAFAFACAVVLAIPGPTIMLVVSYALGKGKQTAWATVPGVALGDLTAMTISLAGAGALLAASAEAFTVLKLVGAAYLIYLGIKMWREKPEALHDNPDAKRNRPSRMFLQAYIVTALNPKGIVFFIAFVPQFVTAGDPLLPQFTIMTATFVILAAINVAIWAVMASALRERFRHPSALRRLTRIGGGVMIGAGLLTALTRRAAG; encoded by the coding sequence ATGTCGTTTGAAATCTGGCTTGCCTTTGCTTTTGCCTGTGCTGTGGTTCTGGCCATTCCCGGCCCGACCATCATGCTTGTTGTCAGCTATGCCTTGGGCAAGGGTAAACAAACTGCATGGGCAACGGTTCCGGGGGTTGCACTGGGCGATCTCACCGCAATGACGATCTCGCTGGCCGGGGCTGGTGCGTTACTCGCGGCCTCGGCAGAGGCTTTTACCGTACTCAAACTCGTTGGGGCGGCCTATTTGATCTATCTTGGCATCAAGATGTGGCGTGAAAAGCCCGAAGCCCTGCACGACAACCCGGATGCCAAACGCAACCGTCCGTCGCGCATGTTCCTGCAGGCCTATATCGTCACCGCCCTGAACCCCAAGGGCATCGTTTTCTTCATCGCCTTTGTGCCGCAGTTCGTGACAGCCGGCGATCCGCTTTTGCCTCAGTTCACGATCATGACCGCAACGTTCGTCATATTGGCTGCGATCAACGTTGCGATCTGGGCGGTAATGGCAAGTGCGCTGCGTGAACGGTTCCGCCACCCATCCGCCCTGCGTCGCCTGACACGCATCGGTGGCGGGGTCATGATTGGTGCTGGATTGCTGACTGCCCTCACCCGCCGCGCAGCGGGCTGA